Below is a window of Oncorhynchus gorbuscha isolate QuinsamMale2020 ecotype Even-year unplaced genomic scaffold, OgorEven_v1.0 Un_scaffold_499, whole genome shotgun sequence DNA.
agatgggagaaccttccagaaaggacaaccatctctgcagcactccaccaatcaggcctttatgatcaTTCTTAGGAAAGGCCCTTCAAAACCTTATTCTTATCATGTATTTTTTGACTGTCTGTTTTGGCATTTATGAATGtcttattcaatgcatttctatgggctatagatAAAAAGGTCAAAttcaatgttttttaaatgttttttttgtatatACCAATGGGGCTCCTAAAAtgaaaatcaaatagctaaatgatccatggtatggcCATCTTAAAACagttgtcaaagactccaacaaccctagtcatagactgttctctctgctaccgcatggcaagcggtactggagcgccaagtctaggtccaagaggcttctaaacatctaatcaaatggctacccagactatttgcattgcccctcaCCCCCCtactacgctgctgctactctctgttattatctatgcatagtcactttaataactctacctacatgtacatattacctcaattacctcaacactggtgcccccacacattgactctgtaccgctaccCCCTATATacagccccgctattgttatttactgctgctctttaattgttGCTTATTTTTTATCTCTTACTTTATTTagatatttttcttaaaactgcgttgttggttaagggcttgttgaTTTAGAcgcatgtgacgaatacaatttacatttatttaaaaaagaatatttctgtttttaatttgtaataaatgtgcaaaaatgccTAAAATCCTGTTTTTTCTTAGTCATTaagcggtattgtgtgtagattgatgaggacattttttaataaggctttaacctaacaaaatgtggaaaaagtcaaggggtctgaatactttccgaaggcactgtgtacAGCAGAACTATAGCTTAGACTGGTTCAATGCAGTGTAACGTTATACTGTTTGTGAAGTGGTGTCTGGCCGCTTGAGATTTCACTTGCTCGACGATTGGGGGGAATGATTTCCCCCCTTGTCCTTCATCCTGCCTCCAGCTCTATTGCTCAAATCTGATTAGGACTTTAGAAAAATAAATCACCACTGGGTGACATTTACATAAAATAGACACAAACAGAGAAAATATTATAATACATGTTGAATAGATTTATTTATAATGTTGATtaataaaatgtaaaaattatATAATTCTTTATTTATATAAAATTATACATTCACAGTATTGTTGCAAACATCATTGGATTTCTCACTATACTCTAAACTGTAAACTATTTAAACAACTAATTGCCCTCTATTTGCACTCTGAGAAACCCTTCTTCATTCTGAGACTGGGGAAATAACCACAAATATGAAACTACTgagtcatatctctctctcactctcaccctgtctctctttttctccatgtctgtctcagACACAGACATCCTGTAGTCACACCGtatatcctctcctcctgtccagccCTGAGAGTCGCTCCCTAATAAGCAGAAATAGGAAATAAATAATTGTGCAGATTCAGATGTAGAACTCCTCCGACCTGCATCGGTTCACAGAGAGGCTGTCATATAGTACTGTAAATCACACATTCACACTGGGACAATCacagggcatgtgtgtgtgtgtgtgtgtgtgtgtgtgtgtgtgtgtgtgtgtgtgtgtgtgtgtgtgtgtgtgtgtgtgtgtgtgtgtgtgtgtgtgtgtgtgtgtgtgtgtgtgtgtgtgtgtgtgtgtgtgtgtgtgtgtgtgtgtgtgtgtgtttgcttggtTCCTGTGGCTGGAAAAACTTTTGATCCCGTCCAGGTACAACATGCCTcagtgatgacacacacacacacacacacacacacacacacacacacacacacacacacacacacacacacacacacacacacacacacacacacacacacacacacacacacacacacacacacacacacacacacacacacacacacacacacacacacacacacacacacacacacattggccaGGCGTCCAACCTCTCAGAGAACATTCTCAGTCacagggcatgtgtgtgtgtgtgtgtgcatgtgtgttggatctgtgtgtgtgtaatgtgtgtgtgtgtgtgtgtgtgtgtgtgtgtgtgtgtgtgtgtgtgtgtgtgtgtgtgtgtgtgtgtgtgtgtgtgtgtgtgtgtgtgtgtgtgtgtgtgtgtgtgtgtgtgtgtgtgtgtgtgtgtttgcttggtTCTGTGGCTGGAAAAACTTTTGATCGCTGGGTCCATTCATGCCTCGGTTAATCCAACCTCTCAGAGAACATTCTCAGTCTAATGAGAGAATGGCAGAGTTTCAGGAGTTTTATTGGATCAGAGGTGACTTTAGGAAGAGGGTGAAGTACTCTACTCCATTATCACATGACAGCTTTGATCGCTAGCCATTTGAACTACTGATAATATTTGAAAATGATGTGAAAATAGTTTCACGGGAATGTAATATTAATATGTTTTACTGCTATAATTTGGCCCTAACAGAGGTACATTTCTGCCTTTTAATTTCAGTCTCCATTCTATCCACAATCTATTTAATCTAAAATGAGGCTGTAAAATAAAATTTCTCAGCATTCCAGACTGATTATATAGAACCATTTGGAATATTTTACATTACAGAAAGCACAGACGGATGAGCAGACGTGTAGACGGACAGgtggatggacagaaagagagagaaatgaaaggacacacacacacataacacacacacaacgataTGAGAGAGGATTACCTTTTTCGACAGTGAGAGTCTTGACCTACATAGTAAACACAATTTACAACGTTTCCATTTTGATTGTGTTAACAGAATGTGTGCTGAAAGCATTGCCCCATCCATATGACTACAGATTGGCCCTGTAGAGTTAGCCGAGGAAATAGCATTATACAGCCAGAGTGCCCAGTAATCACTTTGTGTTGAAATAGATGacagtgtagagtacagtatatcagGAGGATTGGATCAGATGATCTGATATTGTTCCTGGATTCGATAACAAGGACAATACAACCATTTTAATGACATTCAATTGCTTGCAAACTATTTTACAAAGTACCAAAATATCATGCAGAAGGTAAGTGAATTTGGTTTATAACGAATTGCTGTATCGCTGACTCTGAGGTATAGCTGATGGAAATATATGTGTCTGGTATTGATGTCATTATGCTAAATAATACAGTCAATGAATTAGTGATGAAAGTGTGATGGCCGGGCTTTTGTAGAAATTTTTTACATTTCTGTCACACAGTACAGTCAATAGACTCTACCATCACAGTGGGAGGGCTGGATGAATCTCATATTCTGCTGCTGTCAGTGTTGTCTATCAGATCTGATGAAGGCAGAGgcccagtggtgtgtgtgtgcctttctcCCTCATTAACGACAGGATTAACCTGTAGGGGGGCTCCCTGTACCCTCAAACCACCCCAAACCCCGACCAGGTCACTGAAGAAGGCCTCCACAGAGACATGTTTTATTAACAGATGTCGGTGTTAATATGTCTTGTGTTCATGGTGAATTGTTTCTCAGCCAAGCCATGACAACTCTTCAGGCTGGGTTTATTACAATGTTGTATATGAATCAACATGATCCACATGGCAACGCAACACTAAAGAATCAAGTAGAAAGCAGCAACATGGAACCGGCTTGTGATCAAAGTTGTCCTGCCTAAAAGCTATTCATCTCATGTGATTTCAGTAGGTAGATCGTCAttcaaacacaaaacacaaaacattaACAAGAGAGAAATGCTTCTTTGACTACGGTAGTTGCCATTTCTTGCATCACTCCACTTTTCTCAATTATTTGACAGCAGCGCCACCTGTTGTTGAATTCTCCCTCTGTACCCGAACACAGCTGAGACAGGGAAAGGGGACTGGGATTAGAGAAGGTAATACAAATACGGGGaaaagaaaggacagagagaagagacaataGCAACCTCATTCAGCATCTCTCTGGAACACCACAACAATGGACTCCTCATATTTTTATTATGACCCCCATTACAGTCTATCTGTCTCATTAACTGCAACTTCCCCCAGGTTAACTACAATACCTAGTTGTGAAATATTTAGTCAGGATGCTCTGTTCTAATTGGTGCAGAGAACCTGTAAGGTGAGGAGAGGTGACACGTTGGTCTACCTGTGCTGTCTAGCTGTGCACCATAAACTTCTCTTTCATAGTGTTATTGATCTGTGTTCAGCAGGAAGGTGACTGTGGTCGTGGTGAGTCTGGACAATGCAGGGAAGACTAATATAATCAGAGGTCTACAGGGAGGTGAACTTCTCTCTCATACAGTAACATCAAGTTTACTCTCCCATAGGCATATACTTACAGTTGAGGTACTTCACCCAATAACTAAAGTCTGATAGGTATGAAAAGTTCAGTCTTTGATATTGGGGGATCTATCCCTTTGAAAGCTGTGAATAGAGACTGATGTGTTGTCTGCCTCAGTCTACCACAGCTCTTAGGATCTGGGCTAGTATGTCCTGCCCTGCTACCAGTGTGACCTGTGTGATTTAGCACAGGCTGTAACACACAACACGCTGCAGGTCCTGTTACCCCTGGTCTGACGTTGATGGGCTTATAAAACCACACAGTAAAATAATGACAGATCTCTGGACTGACCACAGATGGTTGTACTCAGACACACTTTGATGTTCCTCAGACCGTTATAAGAGAACCTCTTACAGCTTCACAGACTGACTGATCactgatacacacagacagacagtaacttcAAAACAAGTTTGACATGTAACAGTTATATGAGTCATGAATCTTTAATGCACTGTTGTGATCTTAAAGAGTATTACTGAATGTTTGTCTTATCTTTCCCCCAGGAAACTTGTGACCAGGCCCGTGTGGAtggtgtgtctgtgactgtgctGTGTCTGGAGGGGTGCGGGGGGGTAGTGCCATCACTGAGGTCCTACagcacccccacatcactagcaaGCCTGTCCTTCTGTGAGTATTTCAGGCAGGGATAAGCTTATTTTTTACAGTACTAtttgaaacacaacatataacttTCCACTGCACTTCTTTCAGTGACCATTCAGTCTCCCATAGTCTCCCATAGTCTCCCATAGTCTCCCATAGTCTCCCATAGTGGCAGGTTGCTACACTGAAACAGTTGAATGTACTCCAGATGGTTATTAGGGGATTGTGATGGAAAGTGGATAAGCAGGCATATGTAGACCTGTGGGTAACCTCTCTTTGGAATTTGAACAGTCAGGAAGCTTATAATTTGTTGAAACCTTTGGAGTCTGTCTGAGTGAGTATATTGTTGAATATAGAACAGCTACCCCAGGCCATATCTCAATTGTATTATAATGTATATTACTCCCTTATTTTTtgctccaggaagagtagctgctgccttgtcagcagctaatgaggatccataataaatacaaatacaaatcccAGTCTGTCTACCTAGCTATATCCTAGTTCCTGTTCAGCTGTGTTAGAGCTGACCTACCTGTGTATAGAGCATAGTATCATCGCTGTGCCATGTGGCGTATCCATAGACACTTATCCTGTCCTATGATATCAGTTCAAACTGTTACCAATCAGGTCCAGACACACCCTGTCCTCTGTCTTGACTCTGACATCAGACACCTGGGTCCaccgttaacacacacacacacacacacacacacacacacacacacacacacacacacacacacacacacacacacacacacacacacacacacacacacacacacacacacacacacacacacacacacacacacacacacacacacacacacacacacacacacacacacacttggcattTCCCGTGACACATATGGGTCTGTAATGATGTACACTCCCACATGACAAAGCACAGTGACACATATGGGTCTGTAATGATGTACACTCCCACACCGCTGCTGCTATGACAAAGCACAGTGACACATATGGGTCTGTAATGATGTACACTCCCACACCGCTGCTGCTATGACAAAGCACAGTGACACATATGGGTCTGTAATGATGTACACTCCCACACCGCTGCCCACAGTGACACATATGGGTCTGCTGCTACCGCTGCTGCTATGACAAAGCACAGTGACACATATGGGTCTGTAATGATGTACACTCCCACACCGCTGCTGCTATGACAAAGCACAGTGACACATATGGGTCTGTAATGATGTGACACATATGGGTCTGTAATGATGTACACTCACACCGCTGCTGCTATGACAAAGCACAGTGACACATATGGGTCTGTAATGATGACAAAGCACAGTGACACATATGGGTCTGTAATGATGTACACCCACACCGCTGCTGCTATGACAAAGCACAGTGACACATATGGGTCTGTAAATGATGTACACTCCCATATGGGTCTGTAATGACACCGCTGCTGCTATGACAAAGCACAGTGACACATATGGGTCTGTAATGATGTACACTCCCACACCGCTGCTGCTATGACAAAGCACAGTGACACAGTAAAATGTGTCATTGTTTCACCTACACTGTTCACAGTCAGAGAGGGTTTAATTGTGATGTTGATTGGTTTGAAATGTTCTGGAATATTAAATAACAGTCTTTGTCTGAAAGTCATCTTCTGAAATGGTAACTGGCCTTAACAAAATAAAAGTTGACATTAGGAAGTACAAAAGCATACCCAACATGAAATTGCTTAATTCACAGTGAAATCTTGAAATAAAACACATTTCCCATTGAGCCTGCCTGATTTGAAGTGAAACTCTCAGATAAATACATTCATATGTATTGTacacgtcacttgctctgagaccttgaagtagtagtccCCCTtcctctgcaagggccgtggcttttgtggagcgatgggtaacgatgcttcgtgggtgtcagttgttgatgtgtgcagagggtccctggttcgcgcccgggtatgggcgagtggacggtctaaagttatactgttacatacatacacacaaagttTGAGTAAATACAAAAACTAGCACTTAAAATAAATAATTGCAATGATTAATGAAAGTAAAATTCAATCTGTTTCCACATTGTGAATACTTCTGTGcatttacagttttttccaacacaaaatcttttcatgtcacacgatttttgaaacctctcactcaaagtgcaaaactacacaccaaatatccaaacccataagctatttctcagcctttgactcagttgccaattgcataaaacacttttttcaaaacactacacacaattctctacctaATGCGAACAATggcagagagcaagaggagtaggagggagaggaagaggaagaggaagaagaggacgagggcaaagaagagaaggaaggagagccatctctgatgagattagggcaacacttgttgatcatgtgatcaaccacggtttgaccatgagagaggctggactgagagtttagactgagagtccagcccaacttgagtcgatttacagtggcgtccataattcaaaccttcagaaatgagaacaggtatgcaactatctaatgactattttagcattacagtaatATACTTTAAAATACGTATGACTGCATATAattgcataaacatttgtaactctaagccatccatttactgcactgcattggatgaatgaggttggttatcatgctgtactacatttcttttacattgtttacagttcctatgctgaacacatactgtgtttgaattctgtacagagtggaaaggcaaagacataATGGAGGACGAGGAtgcttgtttacagatgtacaagagactgcaattataaatatggttttggccaacaaaagcaattaggattcgagagataagagagcatatcttgaataatgacaccatatttaacaacatcaatgctgtaagcctgtcgaccatacaacgcatcctccaacggcaccgagtgacgatgaaacaactttacaaggtgccatttgagagaaactCTGACAGTCAAGAATATGCGACATGACTTTGAAGAGGTATGTATGCAACACTACTTCCTGTACTTCAGACATAACAtatttactcatctgtatatccttcaggttggcttcaacctcaccaaaaCCAGGCACCGCGGAAGAaatgtccctggacagcgtgggcgtaatataaatatgtgtactgccatcactcaaaacggggtcctccttcacaatattattatattacaatgccacactgggtccgtacaacaccggccatatgctcacttttctggatgcaatttacacaatgcttgtccctgatccagatcaggagcctgctagatttgtggttttatgggacaatattagttttcaccgggctgttctggtccaaaactggtttgccacccatccacaatttgtagttttgtacctacccccatattcaccttttctaaatcccatagaggaattcttctcagcctggcgctggaaagtgtatgatcgccAACCCTATGCCCGCATGTCGCTTCTCCaagtggggacatagaggttggactctgtccaaggttggatacgtcatgctaggagatacttccctcgatgtttggcaagagaaaacgtatcttgtgatgtggacaaagtattgtggccagacccaggccGGAGAAGACATAAAGCGTAGCTTAGCACTGGTGACTCCCCCCTACCAATTCCTGGACTGCCTCCCCCtgggaccccacacacacaataagcctatgaaagaccaaagagctttagatttagaacaacagtgtttacaagGAAAATCCAAAAATGTAGtattatgaaagcagtgtttgccatttgatgcaaatgcttcattctgacatgtgtttatggcattttgaatgcagtgttacattttcaaggagatgtgaggcattttgcattttgtgtgtgcagttttgggaattgtgtgtagagttttgaaaaaatgagacagttttgaaaacgtAAGCAGTCTTGCTGATTCTCAAAATGCATTATGTCTTGCGTTAAAGTTGTCCCTCATGAGTGGAGACACTGACTCCCACCCTGCTTCAACTGCACAGCCTCTTACACTCCTCTTGTTCCTGGATGATTTCTGACCACTGTAATGGGCTTAAATCTTCTCTGAACACTGTTCTGCCATGCCACCCTACAGACTTCCCTCCCATACCTGTAGACACTCCACACCAGagctcttcctttccctatctGAAGAACCTCCAGGGCTATCTCCAGTGTTCAGGGGACTTGTCCCTTCTCTATGTGCAGCACCTCCAGGGGCAGCAACAGCAGCACAGTCTCCTTAGAGGGTTCTTCTTCTTGTACCTGGTGGCCATTTTAAATTTCTCGTTAGTGACGGTGACGTAGTCCTGTGTCTTCTCTACGCTGGTCTGGATGTTGTCTATGTAGCCTCCTTGCTCCTCCACCAACATAAAGATATCCATGAACAGTTCTCTCAGCTCCTTCATGTTGCTCTCCAGATTCAGTAGCTCCTATAGCAGTTGCACGAAGGATAAAGACAAAACATTAGTCAAGGATTTGTCTGAACGGACAGTGAAACTGGTGTAAATTACATGAGACATTAGTGTTTTGTCGGTCACAGACATACATGGCCTACTGAGATTCTGAACTTTACCTTCAATGACATATTCTTGCATTTTCTTACACATCAAAACCTACGCTTACCTTGTGTCTCTGCTCGATCTCGGACAGCTGAGCGCGTGTGATGCGTTCGTCGTTGAGGAGGTTCTGGTTAAACACTTCCCACTTCCCGGTGGCAACCATTTCATCAACTCCCTCCTCGGTGACGTCACGACCAAACACCTCCAGCTGGCGGATGAGGAAGTTTTTACACTGCTCCTGTTTACTGAGGATGGAGTTGTTGTACAGACACATCACCTAGGAGTGGTAAAATATGAAaaagtactttagaccagaaacaGACATTTCTTTTCACTGTTTGCTTAGCTAGCATATATTAAAATATTAAGACtaacaatatatatttttgctgACGTTCATCAAGTGTTGTCAGAAAAACATCAGAAAACACCATTGAATAAAAGGTTATAATAACTCATGGAGTGACCTGTTGGAATTGTCTCAGTAGAGCTGCGTGTTGGGAGCGTTGGATGCGTGTAGTGGCTGTAGCCAGTCCCTGCATGTCTTCTAAACTCTGTGCCTTCTTGGAGAGGGCGTCCAGCCGTCTGTGGATGCTCTCTGCCTGCAGCTTGATGTCCGTCGTCACATCACTGTCCTTCTTCATCACACTGAAACGACGCATGGTTGCCACCAGGGTCCTTTGTTGCTGGCTGAACTTCTTCAcctggggagaaggagaagaggattcAGTCAAACTTTAAATTAATAACAAGAATTTATAGAGCATCCTTCCACCTCCCGAATTCACAACGTTATTCTCATGGACAATTGGACATACAGTTGCAGTCCAACCGAGGTGCATGCTTTGCGGGTCGACATGTCTATATAGTTACGGCCACTCATAGGAGGAATATGTGAGCTTACTAACCTCTGTTTCCAGCTCAGTGATGTCACCGCGAATATGCTGAGCCTCGGACAGGAAGTTGTGCAGGACTGGTTCTTGCTCGAACACCAAAGCCTGCTGCGTGGTGGCGACCTTAACCCCTAATGGGGCATCTGGGTTAGGATCTTCCTCAGGGAATGGGGTATCATCTGCCTCTCTGCTCACCTCCCGAAAACCCTGGGCCCTCTGACGCAGCTCCTCCAGGCGGTCCTTCATGGTCAGAGACCTCTCGGTGGAGATCAGGCAGAAGGATGACAAAAGCCTGTGATTTGAGGCCCCTTAGTGAATTTATCCCTTAGTGAAGTTATCCCTTAGTGAAGTTATCCCTTAGTGAAGTTATCTCTTAGTGAAGTTATCCCTTAGTGAAGTTATCCCTTAGTGAAGTTATCTCTTAGTGAAGTTATCCCTTAGTGAAGTTATCCCTTAGTGAAGTTATCCCTTAGTGAAGTTATCCCTTAGTGAAGTTATCCCTTAGTGAAGTTATCCCTTAGTGAAGTTATCCCTTAGTGAAGTTATCTCCAAAGGACAGAGCCTTTTGGTGGACCTCACTCAGGAGGACAGGGTCTGATGTTGTTTCACTGTAATAAGGAACATATGGTCTTGGTTGACAATGTATATGGTGTCTCCAACTATTGTTGGTATACCTAAAGTATACCTAAAGTATACCTAAAGAGTAAACACTGTTTTAAGCAAAGGTGTTTCAGTCAACATTTGAGTTTATTCATCATAATTACAATGAGGAACTCGAGGTCTtatgaggtaaatatgtacagtaccagtcaaaagcttggccacacctactcattaatgggtttttatttattttgactattttggctccaaccaccgtgtctttgtgagacacagtgtaggtgaacggatcatctctgcatgtgtagttcccaccgtgaagcatggaggaggaggtgtgatggtgtgggggtgctttactctTGACACTATCTGTGAttcatttataattcaaggcacacttaaccagcatggctaacacagAATTCTTCAGCGATACAccaccccatctggtttgtgcttagtgggactatcatttgtttatcaacaggataatgacccaacacacttccagactgtataagggctatttgaccaagaaggagagtgatggagtgctgcattagatgacctggcttgtgatgagttggaccgcagagtgaaggaaaagcagctaacaagtgctcagcatatgtgggaactccttcaagactgttggaaaagcattccaggtgaagctggttgagagaatgtcaaatgtgtgcaaagctgtcatcaaggaaaaggatggctactttgaagtatctaaaatatatattttgatttcgtTAGCACTTTTTGAGTTACTAcacaattccatatgtgttatttcatagttttgatg
It encodes the following:
- the LOC124018379 gene encoding syntaxin-19-like isoform X2, whose translation is MACSKPHGLLTTTRSLTMKDRLEELRQRAQGFREVSREADDTPFPEEDPNPDAPLGVKVATTQQALVFEQEPVLHNFLSEAQHIRGDITELETEVKKFSQQQRTLVATMRRFSVMKKDSDVTTDIKLQAESIHRRLDALSKKAQSLEDMQGLATATTRIQRSQHAALLRQFQQVMCLYNNSILSKQEQCKNFLIRQLEVFGRDVTEEGVDEMVATGKWEVFNQNLLNDERITRAQLSEIEQRHKELLNLESNMKELRELFMDIFMLVEEQGGYIDNIQTSVEKTQDYVTVTNEKFKMATRYKKKNPLRRLCCCCCPWRCCT
- the LOC124018379 gene encoding syntaxin-19-like isoform X1 — encoded protein: MACSKPHGLLTTTRLLSSFCLISTERSLTMKDRLEELRQRAQGFREVSREADDTPFPEEDPNPDAPLGVKVATTQQALVFEQEPVLHNFLSEAQHIRGDITELETEVKKFSQQQRTLVATMRRFSVMKKDSDVTTDIKLQAESIHRRLDALSKKAQSLEDMQGLATATTRIQRSQHAALLRQFQQVMCLYNNSILSKQEQCKNFLIRQLEVFGRDVTEEGVDEMVATGKWEVFNQNLLNDERITRAQLSEIEQRHKELLNLESNMKELRELFMDIFMLVEEQGGYIDNIQTSVEKTQDYVTVTNEKFKMATRYKKKNPLRRLCCCCCPWRCCT
- the LOC124018379 gene encoding syntaxin-19-like isoform X3; protein product: MKDRLEELRQRAQGFREVSREADDTPFPEEDPNPDAPLGVKVATTQQALVFEQEPVLHNFLSEAQHIRGDITELETEVKKFSQQQRTLVATMRRFSVMKKDSDVTTDIKLQAESIHRRLDALSKKAQSLEDMQGLATATTRIQRSQHAALLRQFQQVMCLYNNSILSKQEQCKNFLIRQLEVFGRDVTEEGVDEMVATGKWEVFNQNLLNDERITRAQLSEIEQRHKELLNLESNMKELRELFMDIFMLVEEQGGYIDNIQTSVEKTQDYVTVTNEKFKMATRYKKKNPLRRLCCCCCPWRCCT